In a single window of the Enoplosus armatus isolate fEnoArm2 chromosome 15, fEnoArm2.hap1, whole genome shotgun sequence genome:
- the degs2 gene encoding sphingolipid delta(4)-desaturase/C4-monooxygenase DES2 — MGKTGGRDDFEWVYNDQPHTSRRKEILAKYPEIKSLMGPDPQLKWVVSGMVLTQLLACYLVRDLSWKWILFWAYAFGGCINHSLTLAIHDISHNVAFGNKLAKWNRWFAMWANLPIGLPYSASFKKYHIDHHRYLGGDQLDVDIPTDIEGWFFCTPARKVLWLFLQPFFYALRPLVVNPKPVCQLEILNAVVQLTVDLIIYYVWGLKPIVYLIAGSILCMGLHPISGHFIAEHYMFLKGHETYSYYGSLNWITFNVGYHMEHHDFPSIPGSKLPQVKQIAAEYYDSLPQHTSWSRVLWDFVFDDSIGPYARIKREYKLNKKE; from the exons ATGGGGAAGACAGGTGGAAGGGACGACTTTGAATGGGTCTACAATGACCAGCCGCACACttcaagaagaaaagaaattctGG CTAAATATCCAGAGATCAAGTCTCTGATGGGTCCGGACCCCCAGCTGAAGTGGGTGGTATCAGGCATGGTCTTAACCCAGCTCTTGGCCTGCTACCTTGTCCGCGACCTCTCCTGGAAATGGATCTTATTCTGGGCTTACGCCTTCGGAGGTTGCATCAACCACTCCCTGACTCTGGCTATCCACGACATCTCTCACAACGTGGCCTTTGGCAACAAGCTGGCGAAGTGGAATCGTTGGTTTGCCATGTGGGCCAACCTGCCCATCGGGTTGCCTTACTCTGCTTCCTTTAAGAAGTACCACATCGACCACCATCGCTATCTGGGTGGCGACCAGCTGGATGTGGACATCCCTACAGACATTGAGGGGTGGTTCTTCTGCACCCCGGCCAGAAAGGTGCTCTGGCTCTTCCTCCAGCCCTTCTTCTATGCCCTTCGCCCGTTGGTGGTCAATCCTAAACCAGTGTGTCAGCTGGAGATCCTGAACGCAGTTGTCCAACTCACAGTAGACTTAATTATCTACTATGTATGGGGGCTGAAGCCCATTGTTTACCTCATTGCAGGTTCCATCCTGTGTATGGGACTGCATCCTATCTCTGGACACTTCATAGCTGAGCATTACATGTTCCTGAAGGGACACGAGACATATTCTTACTATGGATCACTGAACTGGATTACCTTCAATGTCGGGTATCACATGGAGCATCACGACTTCCCGAGCATACCTGGCAGTAAACTACCTCAG GTCAAGCAAATCGCAGCAGAGTATTACGACTCCCTGCCTCAACACACTTCCTGGTCCCGGGTATTATGGGACTTTGTGTTCGACGACAGCATCGGCCCGTATGCCAGAATCAAACGGGAGTACAAGCTAAACAAGAAGGAATAG